In Arsenophonus sp. aPb, one DNA window encodes the following:
- the fadB gene encoding fatty acid oxidation complex subunit alpha FadB, with protein sequence MLYQSNTIQVDWIKPGIAKLIFNSPNAINKFDIETINSLNQAIDSLENKNTLSQLKGLILISQKSTFIVGADIKQFLSLFNAPKSQLQQWLNFANSIFNRIEDLPIPTVTAINGYALGGGCECALATDYRIAAPDLRIGLPEVKLGIMPGFGGSVRLPRLIGLDNALQMITTGKDIDATTALKNGLINAIVAKEQLLNSALLLLENAITNKLDWRQVRQPKIQPLKLNKIEQTMSFNVAKGLVMKAAGSHYPAPLTALETIKKAANCEREEALLFETEAFIPLTQSPEAHALIRVFLNDQYVKNLAKQRSQSIETPIKTAVIGAGIMGGGIAYQSARKGVPIIMKDISEKSLQLGMNEAAKLLNNQFERKQISALEMAKILSSITPTLNYAGIENAQIIVEAVVEDPKVKTSVLAETEKLLNESTLLASNTSTIPITKLANVLQRPENFCGMHFFNPVHRMPLVEIIKGEKTSAKTIDTITAYANKMGKTAIVVNDCPGFFVNRVLFPYLSGFNLLLQDGADFYQIDKIMERQFGWPMGPAYLIDVIGIDTVQHAQQVMADNFPARMTKNEQDAIAVLFNHQRYGQKNGVGFYQYFSDKRGKIQKQRDPKINDLLGKFGASSKQFTEQDIIMRMMIPMINEVVRCLDEHIIASPAEADIALVYGLGFPPFRGGAICYLDSLGIENYIELAEKYAYLGPLYAIPASLKTKAEKQASYYPAPEKITFNSK encoded by the coding sequence ATGCTCTATCAAAGTAATACTATTCAGGTTGATTGGATAAAACCCGGTATCGCAAAACTGATTTTTAACTCACCAAATGCCATTAATAAATTTGATATAGAAACCATTAACTCGTTAAATCAAGCCATTGATTCTCTGGAAAACAAAAATACCTTGAGCCAATTAAAAGGGCTTATTTTGATTTCACAAAAATCCACTTTTATTGTTGGGGCAGATATTAAACAATTTCTATCACTATTTAATGCGCCAAAGTCACAACTTCAGCAATGGCTTAATTTTGCTAACAGTATCTTTAATCGTATCGAAGATCTACCCATTCCAACAGTAACCGCTATTAATGGTTATGCTTTAGGGGGAGGCTGTGAATGCGCATTAGCAACAGATTATCGTATCGCTGCACCCGATCTTAGAATTGGTTTACCGGAGGTTAAACTGGGGATTATGCCTGGATTTGGCGGTTCAGTACGCCTACCACGTTTAATCGGTTTAGATAACGCCCTACAGATGATTACTACAGGAAAAGATATTGATGCCACAACTGCTTTAAAAAATGGCCTGATTAACGCCATTGTCGCCAAAGAACAGTTACTAAATTCAGCACTCTTACTACTAGAAAATGCCATTACAAACAAATTAGATTGGCGGCAAGTACGTCAACCAAAAATCCAACCGTTAAAACTGAATAAAATAGAACAAACCATGAGTTTCAATGTCGCAAAAGGTTTGGTCATGAAAGCGGCAGGTTCACATTACCCTGCACCATTGACAGCGTTAGAAACTATCAAAAAAGCAGCCAATTGTGAGCGTGAGGAAGCGTTATTATTCGAAACTGAAGCTTTCATTCCATTGACTCAATCTCCTGAAGCTCATGCCTTAATTAGAGTTTTTCTTAATGATCAATATGTTAAAAATTTAGCTAAACAGAGAAGTCAATCAATTGAAACTCCCATAAAAACCGCTGTTATTGGCGCCGGCATCATGGGTGGCGGTATCGCTTATCAATCAGCACGTAAGGGTGTGCCTATCATAATGAAAGATATTAGTGAAAAATCTCTTCAATTAGGTATGAATGAAGCCGCTAAATTGCTAAATAATCAGTTTGAACGTAAGCAAATATCAGCGTTGGAGATGGCAAAGATATTATCTTCAATTACTCCAACACTCAATTACGCCGGAATTGAAAATGCGCAAATTATTGTCGAAGCGGTGGTTGAAGATCCAAAGGTTAAAACGAGCGTTTTAGCGGAAACAGAAAAATTATTAAATGAATCTACCCTACTAGCCTCAAATACTTCAACCATCCCTATCACAAAATTAGCCAATGTTTTGCAGCGGCCGGAAAATTTCTGTGGCATGCATTTTTTCAATCCAGTTCATCGCATGCCATTAGTGGAAATTATCAAGGGCGAAAAAACTAGCGCGAAAACTATCGATACGATAACCGCCTATGCCAATAAAATGGGTAAAACGGCTATCGTTGTCAATGATTGTCCAGGTTTTTTTGTTAATCGAGTGCTGTTCCCTTATTTGTCTGGCTTTAATTTACTATTACAAGATGGTGCTGATTTTTATCAAATCGATAAGATCATGGAAAGGCAATTTGGCTGGCCGATGGGACCTGCTTACTTAATAGATGTTATTGGTATTGATACCGTACAACATGCTCAACAAGTCATGGCGGACAATTTTCCTGCTCGAATGACAAAAAATGAGCAAGATGCTATTGCTGTTCTATTCAATCATCAACGTTATGGCCAGAAAAATGGCGTTGGTTTTTATCAATACTTTAGCGATAAAAGGGGAAAAATACAGAAACAACGCGATCCTAAAATTAACGACTTATTAGGCAAATTTGGCGCTAGCAGCAAACAATTCACCGAGCAAGATATTATCATGCGTATGATGATACCGATGATTAATGAAGTGGTTCGTTGCTTAGATGAACATATTATCGCCAGTCCTGCTGAAGCCGATATTGCTCTGGTATACGGCTTAGGTTTTCCGCCATTCAGAGGCGGTGCTATTTGCTATCTTGATAGTCTCGGTATCGAAAATTATATCGAACTGGCTGAAAAATATGCCTATTTAGGCCCTTTATATGCCATTCCTGCTAGTTTAAAAACCAAAGCAGAAAAACAAGCGAGTTATTATCCTGCACCAGAAAAAATCACCTTTAACAGCAAATAA
- the fadA gene encoding acetyl-CoA C-acyltransferase FadA — protein sequence MENIVIIDSIRTPMGRSKGGAFRQVRAEELSAHLMTQLLSRNPALNSNKNDIDDIIWGCVQQTLEQGFNIARNAALLTDIPHTVPAVTVNRLCGSSMQALHDAARFIKSGDANVVLVGGVEHMGHVPMTHGIDLNSKIAVHVSTASASMGLTAEMLARQCQISRVEQDEFALRSHQRAAEATKQGWFNDEIVATVGHDIDGNLVAIKQDEVIRFDANLASLAALPPVFDPTSGSITAGNSSALSDGASAIVVTSEKYAKTRELRIRAKIRSMSVIGCDPAIMGYGPVPATTMALKRAKLTLQDIDVFEINEAFAAQALACLKDLRLIDKMEEKVNLHGGAIALGHPLGCSGARIITSLLNIMERKDAQFGLATMCIGFGQGIATLIERIK from the coding sequence ATGGAAAATATTGTAATTATTGATAGTATACGCACGCCAATGGGACGTTCCAAAGGTGGCGCTTTTCGCCAGGTCAGAGCAGAAGAACTATCTGCCCATTTAATGACGCAATTATTAAGCCGTAATCCTGCCCTGAACAGCAATAAAAATGATATTGACGATATTATCTGGGGATGTGTACAACAAACTTTGGAGCAAGGATTTAATATTGCTCGCAATGCGGCGCTATTAACAGATATTCCTCATACGGTACCTGCAGTAACGGTTAATCGACTGTGCGGTTCCTCCATGCAAGCATTACATGACGCTGCTCGCTTTATTAAGTCAGGTGATGCAAATGTTGTGCTTGTTGGTGGTGTCGAACATATGGGACATGTTCCTATGACGCACGGTATTGATCTCAATAGTAAAATTGCTGTTCATGTTTCTACCGCTTCGGCTTCAATGGGATTAACCGCTGAGATGCTCGCCAGACAGTGCCAAATCAGTCGTGTTGAACAAGATGAATTTGCTTTACGTTCTCACCAAAGAGCGGCTGAAGCAACTAAACAGGGATGGTTTAATGATGAAATCGTAGCAACGGTGGGCCATGATATTGACGGTAACCTGGTTGCTATCAAACAAGATGAAGTCATTCGATTTGATGCAAATTTAGCCAGTCTAGCCGCTTTACCGCCGGTCTTTGATCCAACTTCAGGCTCAATCACAGCAGGAAATTCCTCAGCATTGTCAGATGGGGCATCAGCCATAGTCGTTACCAGTGAAAAATATGCTAAAACACGAGAATTAAGAATAAGAGCTAAAATTCGATCCATGTCCGTTATTGGTTGCGACCCTGCCATTATGGGATATGGGCCTGTCCCGGCAACTACAATGGCATTAAAACGAGCTAAGTTAACGCTGCAAGATATAGATGTTTTTGAAATTAACGAAGCTTTTGCTGCCCAAGCTTTGGCTTGTTTAAAAGATTTACGCCTTATCGATAAGATGGAAGAAAAAGTTAACCTGCATGGTGGAGCAATTGCTTTAGGTCACCCGTTAGGATGTTCGGGTGCACGGATCATTACTTCTTTACTAAATATTATGGAACGGAAAGATGCTCAGTTTGGTTTAGCCACTATGTGTATTGGTTTTGGGCAAGGCATTGCTACTCTTATTGAGCGGATTAAATAA
- the fre gene encoding NAD(P)H-flavin reductase: MTTLSCKVVSIESITDTVYRVRLSPEGQFSFRAGQYLMVIMDEHDKRPFSLASIPSEKKLIELHIGASEFNLYAMAVMERIFAQNSINIDIPHGKAWFREGSKKPIILIAGGTGFSYTRAILYAALEENPDRDITFYWGGRRFEHLYDLGELQSLSEQYCNIKIIPVVEQPEFDWRGRTGTVLSAVLDDFGSLTNYEIYIAGRFEMAKIARERFCSERGVSPEYLYGDAFEFI, translated from the coding sequence ATGACGACATTAAGTTGTAAGGTGGTTTCTATAGAATCTATCACTGATACGGTCTATCGCGTTCGCTTATCACCGGAAGGTCAATTTTCCTTTCGTGCCGGTCAATATCTAATGGTCATTATGGATGAGCATGATAAACGCCCATTTTCTTTGGCTTCAATTCCTTCAGAAAAAAAACTCATTGAGCTCCATATTGGTGCGTCAGAGTTTAATCTTTATGCCATGGCGGTGATGGAACGTATATTTGCACAAAATAGTATTAATATTGATATTCCTCATGGTAAAGCTTGGTTTCGTGAGGGAAGTAAAAAACCAATAATTCTTATTGCCGGCGGAACAGGGTTTTCTTATACCCGCGCAATTTTATATGCTGCATTAGAAGAAAATCCTGACAGAGACATTACCTTCTATTGGGGCGGACGAAGGTTCGAACACCTATATGATTTAGGTGAATTGCAGTCTCTTTCAGAACAATATTGCAACATAAAAATTATTCCTGTTGTTGAACAACCTGAATTTGATTGGCGAGGACGAACAGGTACGGTTTTGAGTGCTGTGCTTGATGACTTTGGTTCTCTTACAAATTATGAAATTTACATTGCTGGGCGTTTTGAAATGGCAAAAATCGCTAGGGAACGTTTTTGTAGTGAAAGAGGCGTTAGCCCTGAATATCTTTATGGTGATGCGTTCGAATTTATTTAA
- the ubiD gene encoding 4-hydroxy-3-polyprenylbenzoate decarboxylase: MKYRDLKDFISLLEQKKELKRISREVDPYLEMTEIADRTLRAGGPALLFENPKGFSMPVLCNLFGTVERVAMGMGQENVQALHEVGKLLAFLKEPDPPKGFTDLIDKLPKFKQILNMPTKRLKSATCQEQIWQGEDVDLFRLPIMHCWPEDVAPLITWGLTVTQGPFKARQNLGIYRQQLLTKNKLIMRWLSHRGGALDFQEWCNKYPATPFPVAVALGADPATILAAVTPIPDTLSEYAFAGLLRGHRSAVVKCISNELEVPAGAEIILEGYIDPAEFAPEGPYGDHTGYYNEVDKFPVFTVTHITQRSDAIYHSTYTGRPPDEPAILGAALNEVLVPILQKQFPEIVDFYLPPEGCSYRLAVVTIKKQYAGHAKRIMMGVWSYLRQFMYTKFVIVCDEDINARDWNDVIWAITTRMDPARDTVMMENTPIDYLDFASPISGLGSKMGLDATNKWPGETQREWGRPIVMTEKIKKRIDEIWHELDILKL; the protein is encoded by the coding sequence ATGAAATACCGTGATCTCAAAGATTTCATATCATTATTAGAACAAAAAAAAGAGCTGAAGCGAATCAGTCGTGAAGTCGATCCTTATTTAGAAATGACAGAAATAGCGGATAGAACTCTGCGAGCGGGTGGGCCGGCACTATTATTTGAAAACCCTAAGGGTTTTAGTATGCCAGTTCTGTGCAATTTGTTTGGTACCGTTGAACGCGTTGCGATGGGAATGGGTCAAGAAAATGTCCAAGCATTGCATGAAGTTGGCAAATTATTGGCTTTTCTTAAAGAACCGGATCCTCCGAAAGGATTCACTGATTTAATTGATAAACTACCAAAATTTAAACAGATCCTTAATATGCCAACTAAAAGACTAAAGTCGGCCACCTGCCAAGAACAGATTTGGCAAGGGGAAGATGTTGATCTGTTTCGTCTACCTATAATGCATTGTTGGCCAGAAGATGTTGCACCATTAATTACATGGGGATTAACGGTTACTCAGGGACCTTTTAAGGCGCGGCAAAATTTAGGTATTTATCGACAGCAACTATTAACTAAAAATAAGCTGATTATGCGTTGGTTATCTCATCGGGGTGGAGCATTGGATTTTCAAGAGTGGTGTAATAAATATCCAGCTACACCTTTTCCGGTAGCAGTGGCTTTAGGGGCTGATCCTGCCACAATTCTAGCTGCGGTGACACCTATTCCAGATACACTTTCCGAATATGCATTTGCTGGACTATTACGCGGACATCGTTCAGCGGTGGTAAAATGTATTTCTAATGAGCTTGAAGTGCCGGCAGGGGCAGAAATTATTCTAGAAGGTTATATTGATCCTGCAGAATTTGCACCTGAAGGGCCTTACGGAGATCATACTGGCTATTATAATGAAGTAGATAAATTTCCAGTCTTTACCGTCACCCATATAACTCAACGTAGTGATGCTATTTATCATTCAACCTATACCGGTCGTCCTCCTGATGAACCTGCCATTTTAGGTGCTGCGCTAAATGAGGTTTTAGTTCCTATCTTACAAAAACAGTTTCCGGAAATTGTTGACTTTTATTTACCACCGGAGGGGTGCTCTTATCGACTTGCCGTAGTGACTATCAAGAAACAATATGCTGGACATGCTAAGCGCATTATGATGGGAGTTTGGTCTTATTTACGGCAATTTATGTATACAAAATTTGTTATTGTCTGTGATGAAGATATTAATGCTCGTGACTGGAATGATGTTATTTGGGCAATCACAACCAGGATGGATCCTGCACGAGATACCGTTATGATGGAAAATACCCCGATCGATTATCTTGATTTTGCGTCACCTATTTCAGGTTTAGGTTCAAAAATGGGACTTGATGCAACCAATAAATGGCCGGGTGAAACACAAAGAGAGTGGGGTCGTCCAATCGTTATGACAGAAAAAATAAAAAAACGGATAGATGAAATTTGGCATGAATTGGATATTTTAAAATTATGA
- the pepE gene encoding dipeptidase PepE, with protein MDIFLLSNGRLTTSSQWLNYATTRLQEMFQRRQIRKAVLVPYAVLRGNHDQRASELSQSLGIEVVSIAHFESPVKAIESAECILVSGGNTWWLNKCLHENGLIVAIQRAVFERNIPYIGWSAGCNVATPSIRTTNDMPVSNAVVMPSLGLFPIQINPHYIDTRISGHMGETRDDRIAEFCVINPDEIVIALREGSGLQIKDKELHYFSGKNEGFKIFQYNQHFPEQYNTKILKKWVPYCCI; from the coding sequence ATGGATATATTTCTTCTCAGTAATGGTCGACTAACCACCAGTTCTCAGTGGCTAAATTATGCTACAACACGATTACAAGAGATGTTTCAACGCCGACAGATCCGCAAAGCAGTATTAGTCCCTTATGCTGTTTTACGCGGTAATCATGATCAACGTGCATCGGAGCTTAGTCAATCATTAGGTATCGAAGTGGTTTCGATTGCACATTTTGAGTCGCCAGTAAAAGCGATTGAATCAGCAGAATGCATTTTAGTTAGTGGCGGCAATACCTGGTGGTTGAATAAATGCCTGCATGAAAATGGACTGATTGTGGCTATACAACGTGCTGTTTTTGAGCGCAATATTCCCTATATTGGCTGGAGTGCTGGCTGTAATGTCGCTACGCCTAGTATAAGAACAACCAATGATATGCCGGTATCTAATGCGGTTGTAATGCCCTCGTTGGGGTTATTCCCAATACAAATTAATCCGCATTATATAGATACTCGTATTAGTGGACATATGGGAGAAACTCGAGATGATCGTATTGCTGAGTTTTGTGTCATTAATCCCGATGAAATTGTTATAGCTTTACGTGAAGGCAGTGGCTTACAGATTAAAGATAAGGAACTACATTATTTTAGTGGCAAAAATGAAGGGTTTAAGATTTTTCAGTACAACCAACATTTTCCAGAACAATATAATACAAAAATATTAAAAAAATGGGTTCCTTATTGCTGTATCTAG
- the rfaH gene encoding transcription/translation regulatory transformer protein RfaH, which translates to MENWYLLYCKRGQIERAIKNLKRQHVICLTPEAQIEKMVRGKRITVTEALFPNYLFVKFDPEEIHTTTIRSTRGVSHFIRFGLYPVIVPDNIINELKSAAKPEIVAAKTPVSGDTVIITEGIFEGLKAIFSEPDGENRSVILLNILNQNIAKLIDNR; encoded by the coding sequence ATGGAAAATTGGTATCTTCTTTACTGTAAGCGTGGGCAAATAGAGCGAGCAATAAAAAATCTAAAAAGACAGCATGTTATCTGCTTAACGCCAGAAGCTCAAATAGAAAAAATGGTACGCGGCAAGCGCATCACCGTCACAGAAGCACTTTTTCCCAACTATCTTTTCGTAAAGTTTGATCCTGAAGAGATCCATACCACAACGATACGCTCAACCAGAGGTGTTAGCCATTTTATTCGATTTGGCCTCTATCCTGTGATCGTACCAGATAATATTATTAATGAGTTAAAGTCCGCCGCTAAACCTGAAATTGTTGCAGCAAAGACACCGGTTTCAGGTGATACTGTTATTATTACTGAAGGTATTTTTGAAGGCCTAAAAGCAATTTTCTCCGAACCTGACGGTGAAAATCGTTCAGTTATTCTACTTAATATTCTTAACCAAAATATAGCTAAGCTAATAGATAATAGATAA
- the tatC gene encoding Sec-independent protein translocase subunit TatC: MSIDDPQPLISHLIELRRRILYSLFTVAVVFLALVYFSNDIYHLVAAPLIEQLPVGSRMSATDVASTFFTPIKLTFMVAVFISIPVILYQLWAFIAPALYKHERRLMLPLLVSSSVLFYLGMLFAYFVVFPLAFGFFVKTTPESVNFIPDISKYLSFVMTLFMAFGAAFEVPVAIILLCWTGVTTPDSLKRKRPYIIVGAFIVGMFLTPPDVFSQTLLAVPMYLLFELGLLLSRFYVGKGRKAADDKNSDQIIE; encoded by the coding sequence ATGTCTATTGATGATCCTCAACCACTTATTAGCCATTTAATTGAATTACGTAGACGTATTCTGTATAGCTTATTTACTGTTGCAGTGGTTTTTCTTGCCCTGGTCTATTTTTCCAATGATATTTATCATTTGGTTGCTGCACCGTTGATTGAACAGCTGCCGGTTGGTTCTCGCATGAGTGCAACAGATGTGGCATCAACTTTTTTTACTCCGATTAAACTTACGTTTATGGTGGCAGTATTTATTTCTATTCCGGTTATCTTATATCAGTTATGGGCTTTTATCGCGCCAGCACTTTATAAGCACGAGCGGCGCTTAATGTTACCTTTACTGGTATCCAGTAGTGTACTTTTTTACTTAGGGATGCTTTTTGCCTATTTTGTTGTTTTTCCTTTAGCATTTGGTTTTTTTGTAAAAACTACACCAGAAAGTGTTAATTTTATTCCTGATATCAGCAAATATCTCAGCTTTGTCATGACACTTTTCATGGCATTTGGTGCGGCTTTTGAAGTTCCTGTTGCCATTATTCTACTTTGCTGGACAGGTGTTACAACCCCAGATTCCTTAAAACGTAAGCGCCCTTATATTATCGTAGGTGCTTTTATTGTAGGTATGTTTTTGACTCCACCAGATGTGTTTTCTCAGACACTATTGGCGGTACCAATGTATTTATTATTTGAATTGGGCTTGTTGTTATCACGATTCTATGTTGGTAAGGGACGCAAAGCGGCTGATGATAAAAATTCTGATCAAATCATAGAATAA
- the tatB gene encoding Sec-independent protein translocase protein TatB translates to MLDIGFSELLLVMIIGLVVLGPERLPIAVKTVAGWIRALRSLAANVQHELSQELKLQELQETLKKAEEKAQLQTLSPELKQSMEELRESTELLKKNYQSSSSRIEEELAKVKAFTSDLDENSTGKIDDEIPITANKQHKPAQTEQLVTASDSPTKNKKALSPPAEKVKKHSDQTNGEN, encoded by the coding sequence GTGCTTGATATTGGTTTTAGTGAACTGCTATTGGTTATGATTATTGGTCTGGTAGTTCTTGGTCCAGAGCGTTTACCGATAGCCGTTAAAACGGTTGCTGGTTGGATACGTGCGTTGCGCTCATTGGCAGCTAACGTTCAACATGAACTCTCGCAAGAATTAAAATTGCAGGAATTGCAGGAAACGTTGAAGAAGGCAGAAGAAAAAGCACAATTACAAACGCTTTCGCCGGAACTTAAGCAATCAATGGAAGAATTGCGCGAATCTACCGAGTTATTAAAGAAAAATTATCAATCATCGAGCAGTCGTATTGAAGAAGAATTGGCAAAAGTAAAAGCATTTACCAGTGATCTAGATGAAAATAGCACAGGTAAAATAGATGATGAAATACCTATAACCGCCAATAAACAACACAAACCAGCACAGACAGAGCAGTTGGTAACCGCGTCAGATAGTCCTACTAAAAATAAAAAAGCACTGAGCCCCCCTGCAGAGAAAGTAAAAAAGCACTCTGATCAAACTAACGGTGAAAATTAG
- the tatA gene encoding twin-arginine translocase TatA/TatE family subunit produces the protein MGTTIAMATFGSPGQLLIIALLVVLIFGTKKLRSLGSDLGESLKNFKKAMSDDHSKTDDSNKAEKQQADADFEAKNITEKTTISQTKETAENKKNKE, from the coding sequence ATGGGAACAACAATTGCTATGGCTACATTTGGTAGTCCCGGTCAGCTTCTTATTATTGCTTTACTGGTTGTTTTAATTTTCGGTACCAAGAAGTTACGCTCACTCGGCTCAGATTTGGGGGAGTCATTAAAAAACTTCAAAAAAGCGATGAGTGATGATCATAGTAAAACTGATGATAGTAACAAAGCAGAAAAACAGCAGGCTGATGCTGATTTTGAAGCGAAAAATATTACTGAGAAAACAACCATAAGTCAGACAAAAGAAACGGCTGAAAATAAAAAAAATAAAGAGTAG
- the ubiB gene encoding ubiquinone biosynthesis regulatory protein kinase UbiB — protein sequence MRPGEIKRLYFIVRVFLNYGLDELIPKIKFTLPLRVGRHCLFWLSNKHKDKALGERLRLALQDLGPVWIKFGQMLSTRRDLFPTIISDQLALLQDKVASFDGQLARQYIEQSLGGSLETWFDDFDEVPLASASIAQVHTAKLKQNNKQIVIKVIRPDILPIIKADINLMYRLANWIPLLPDGRRLRPREVVREYEKTLIDELNLLREAANAIQLRRNFENSSMLYIPEVYSDYCRENVMVMERIYGIPVSDIDALKKQGINMKLLAERGVKVFFTQVFRDSFFHADMHPGNIFISREHPEDPQYIGIDCGIVGSLNKEDKRYLAENFIAFFNRDYRKVAELHVDSGWVPPDTNVEDFEFAIRTVCEPIFEKPLAEISFGHVLFNLFNTARRFNMEVQPQLVLLQKTLLYIEGLGRQLYPQLDLWKTAKPFLEDWLHRQMGFAAIISAFKEKAPYWAEKMPEIPDLIYGALKQHKYLQDSIDKFAVQLQGQQVKQRQGQYLLGIGATCLLCGTLLQIFDSKIAAIGFIFFGIISWGIGWYRTGKIG from the coding sequence ATGAGACCGGGAGAAATTAAACGGCTCTATTTTATCGTTCGAGTATTTCTAAATTATGGTTTAGATGAACTCATTCCCAAAATTAAATTTACTTTACCATTAAGGGTTGGACGCCATTGTCTATTTTGGTTATCAAATAAGCATAAAGACAAAGCCCTTGGTGAACGTTTACGTCTAGCTTTACAAGATTTAGGCCCGGTTTGGATTAAATTTGGTCAGATGCTATCTACTCGTCGCGATCTTTTTCCCACTATAATTTCTGACCAGTTAGCATTATTGCAAGATAAAGTTGCTAGTTTTGATGGCCAATTGGCTCGTCAATACATTGAACAGTCATTAGGTGGCTCTCTTGAAACCTGGTTCGATGATTTTGATGAGGTGCCCTTAGCCTCGGCCTCAATTGCCCAAGTACATACGGCAAAATTAAAACAAAATAATAAACAAATCGTAATTAAAGTTATTCGCCCAGATATACTGCCTATTATTAAAGCCGATATAAACTTGATGTATCGGCTGGCTAATTGGATTCCACTGTTACCAGATGGACGGCGTTTACGTCCGCGGGAAGTCGTTCGAGAGTATGAAAAAACATTAATTGATGAATTAAATTTGTTGCGTGAGGCAGCAAATGCGATCCAATTAAGGCGTAATTTTGAAAATAGTTCCATGCTTTATATTCCCGAAGTCTATTCAGACTACTGTCGGGAGAATGTGATGGTTATGGAGCGTATTTATGGTATTCCTGTTTCTGATATTGACGCGTTAAAGAAGCAAGGAATTAATATGAAGTTATTAGCTGAGCGTGGGGTAAAAGTCTTTTTTACCCAAGTTTTTCGCGATAGTTTTTTTCATGCTGATATGCATCCTGGCAATATATTTATTAGTCGAGAGCATCCTGAAGATCCACAATATATCGGTATTGATTGTGGTATCGTCGGTTCATTAAATAAAGAAGATAAACGTTATTTGGCAGAGAATTTTATTGCCTTTTTTAATCGTGACTACCGTAAGGTAGCTGAATTACATGTCGATTCGGGCTGGGTACCGCCCGATACAAATGTAGAAGATTTTGAATTTGCCATTCGAACAGTGTGTGAGCCAATTTTTGAGAAACCGTTGGCAGAAATTTCTTTTGGTCATGTTTTATTCAATTTATTCAATACCGCACGTCGTTTTAATATGGAGGTTCAGCCTCAATTAGTATTACTGCAAAAAACCTTGCTCTATATTGAAGGTTTGGGGAGGCAGCTTTATCCACAACTAGATTTGTGGAAGACAGCTAAACCTTTTCTTGAAGATTGGCTACATCGACAAATGGGGTTCGCGGCGATTATTAGTGCGTTTAAGGAAAAAGCACCCTATTGGGCAGAAAAAATGCCAGAAATTCCCGATCTTATTTATGGAGCACTTAAGCAACATAAATATTTACAAGATAGTATTGATAAATTTGCTGTCCAGTTACAAGGGCAGCAAGTAAAGCAAAGACAAGGCCAATATTTACTAGGAATTGGCGCAACTTGCTTATTATGTGGTACTTTATTGCAAATTTTCGATTCAAAAATTGCGGCCATTGGGTTTATCTTTTTCGGTATAATTTCATGGGGTATAGGATGGTATCGAACAGGTAAAATTGGCTAA